The Phaeobacter gallaeciensis DSM 26640 genomic sequence AGGTCCACGCTGCAGGCGCGCATAACGCGTGACGCCTCAGGCTCGTCCAGCAGGGCAAGCAGCAGGTGTTCCAGGGTTGCGAATTCGTGACGCCGTTCGTTTGCCAGCGCAAGCGCGGCGTGAATGGCCTGTTCCAAAGTGCTCGAGAATGAAGGCACGGGCGTGCTCCTCTTGGTCTTGGGTTGGCGGTGAGGCTGCGGGACGGATGCCTAGCCTTCCACAGTCCAACCATGTCCTGATAGTATTAGAGTTTGGTTGATAGTTGCCCGGCTTCAAGTTCTTTCTTGCAATTTCTTGTCACATTTATCGTGACTGTGCCGTGAAAAGGGGCCTGGCACGGTCAAAACTTGTCCTTCCGGGTCCGAATTTCGGCGAAGACTGCTGCCGCCGAGGCGTCCGGCATTCCAACCGCGGTCTTCAGGCTGTCGAGATGTGCCCGCAGGAAGGGGTTAGTGTCCAGTTCGTCCTGCAACCGCGAGGGCACGGTTGGCAGATCATCGGCGCGGGCGGCATCAATGGCTGTGCAGCGGCGTTGCAGCGCGGCGTTATCCGGCTCGATTGTGAGTGCGAAGCGGGCATTGGACTGGGTATACTCATGGCCGGAATAGACCGTCGTGTCTCCCGGCAGGGCTGCGAGTTTCTGCAGGCTCTGCCACATTTGTTCCGGTGTTCCCTCAAACAAGCGGCCACATCCCAGCGCCATCAGGCTGTCTGCGGTGAAGAGTGCGGCGGCATTCGGGACGTGAAAGGCGATATGACCAACCGTATGCCCGGAAACATCCAGCACGCGGACGTCATGGCCAAGGCAGGTGAAACTGTCGCCTTCTACCACTTCCAGGTCCAGCTCGGGCAGGCGATGGGCGTCAGCCTTGGCTCCGATGATTTGTGGGTCATAGGCGGCGCGCAGCTCCGCAACGCCGTCAATGTGATCCCAGTGATGATGCGTGAGCAAGATCTGATCCAACCCCCAGCCGCGGCGGTCCAGTTCGGCGCGAATGGCGGTGGCTTCGGGCGCATCCACCAGCGCGGTCTGACTGCTGTCGGCATTGTGCAGCAAAAAGGCATAGTTGTCGGAGAGACAGGGCAGGGTAACGATCTCAAGGGGCATGGTCATTCGCTTCTCGATGGGTAAACTGACGGCGACTGGCCTCAGATTGGCCCAAGCAACGGACGCCCGCAATGCATCTTGATGTTCAGGATCTGAGGAATTTCTATTATCGCAGCACCCTGGGGCGGGCAGCGCAGGCGTCAATCCGTGGGCGGCTGCTCGAATTATGGCCCGAAGCGGCGGGACAGACGGTTGCGGGCTTTGGCTTTGCCGCACCATTGCTGCGCCCCTATCTGGCCGAGGCGCGACGGGTCATGGCATTGATGCCGGGGCCGCAGGGGGTGATGCAATGGCCTGCGGGACTGCCCAATGTTTCGGTTCTCTGCGAGGAGACAGCCTGGCCGATTGAAACCGGACATGTCGACCGGCTGGTGTTGTTGCACGGGCTTGAGACCTCGGATCGGCCGTCGCATCTTCTGGAGGAATGCTGGCGGGTGCTTGGTCCCGGCGGGCGAGCCGTGTTTGTTGTGCCCAATCGCGCAGGCCTTTGGGCGCGGTCGGATGTGACGCCGTTCGGGTTTGGGCGGCCCTATACGCTGAGCCAGGTGGAAAATCAGCTGCGGCTGCATCAGTTCACCGTAGAGCGGCATTCTGCGGCGCTCTATCTGCCGCCCAGTCAGCGCCGCTTTTGGCTGAAATCCGGCCCATTGTTTGAACGTATGGGCGACCGGTTGCCGGCGATGCTGGGGGGCGGCGTGTTTCTTGTTGAGGTCAGCAAGCAGGTGCATCCCCAGCGCGGCGAGATGACCCGGCTGCGACCGCCCAGTCCGATCCGGGTGCTGGAAGGGTTGTCCAACCCGCTCCCGGAGCCGGCTTGAGCCAACGCAACGTCTCGGACCTGATCAGCAGGGTGGGTTTCTACCTTGGTTGACCATGGGTCGCCAGCGCAGGACGCTGCGTCGCGGGCGCCTTGGGCTGGACAGGCGGCGGAAATTCGGGCGGTCTCAAATAGGCAGGTCTTAATCTTGGTGCGGCGAATGGCGTGACGTTACGGGAGCCGACGCTGGGCAGTTGGCGGCTTGATTCCCCGCTGATGGTTCAAAATCGCGCTTTCAGCGCTCATTTTCGACGGTTTGGAGGTTTTTTCACCTGCAAGGCGTGTTTTTTGCTGATTTGGAATCGCAAAATTGACCCCTAAAGTTGGTTTTTTTGACGCATGTTCTGTCGTTTCATCGGGCGTTATCGTCTAATCATTTGAAAACGCTTATAACTTCCTTTTTCACCCTGCCGTCCAAGGCAGTTGATAGGTTGCCAACGCTCTGCTACATCCACGCTGATTTTGACGCCCCACCAAATTGTGGGGAGACCTCACGCCCCCGGACGCCGCCTGCACTAGGTCAGCCAACCGGGGCCAATATCGGAAGGGTGGACGTGTCCGAACCAGCTTCGATCTCCGCAGGCATTGCCGCGCGCTATGCCACCGCGATCTTTGAGATCGCCGAAGAGAGCAAGGCGCTTGATAGCCTTGAAACCAGCATCAATGACCTGTCTGCCGCTTTGGCGGATAGTGAAGATCTCCGCGATCTGATCACGTCACCCCTGGTGTCGCGTCAGGAGCAGGGAACAGCGATCACCGCGATTGCCAAGAAAATGGGCCTGGACCCGGTTCTGAGCAATGCGCTGACGCTGATGGCCGAAAAGCGCCGCCTGTTTGTGCTGCCTGCGCTGCTTGACGCCCTGCGCGCACGCCTGGCCGAAACCCGTGGTGAGATCACCGCCGATGTCACATCGGCCAAGGCGCTGACCAAGACCCAGAGCGAAAAGCTGGCCAAGACCTTGGCTGAGCGCACTGGCAAGAAGGTCGTAATCAATGCAACCGTCGATGAAAGCATCATTGGCGGTCTTGTCGTTAAAGTGGGCTCGAAGATGATCGACAACTCGATCCGCTCCAAGCTCAACTCCCTACAGAACGCAATGAAAGAGGTCGGATAAATGGGTATCCAAGCAGCAGAGATTTCTGCGATCCTGAAAGACCAGATCAAGAATTTTGGTCAAGAAGCCGAGGTGGCAGAAATTGGCCGCGTGCTGTCCGTTGGTGACGGTATCGCCCGTGTCTACGGTCTCGACAATGTCCAGGCCGGCGAGATGGTCGAATTCCCCGGCGGCATCATGGGCATGGCGCTGAACCTCGAAGCCGACAACGTCGGTATCGTTATCTTCGGCTCCGACCGTGACATTAAAGAAGGTGACACCGTCAAGCGCACCAACTCCATCGTGGACGTTCCTGCAGGCCCCGAGCTGCTGGGTCGCGTTGTCGACGGTCTGGGCAACCCGCTGGACGGCAAGGGCCCGATCAACGCGGCAGAGCGTAAAGTTGCTGACGTGAAAGCACCGGGCATCATCCCGCGTAAATCGGTTCACGAACCGATGGCAACGGGCCTCAAGTCCGTGGACGCGATGATCCCGATCGGCCGTGGCCAGCGAGAGTTGATCATTGGTGACCGTCAGACCGGTAAAACCGCCGTTGCTCTGGACGCGATCCTGAATCAGAAAGTCTACAACGACGCCGCTGGTGATGACGAATCCAAGAAGCTGTACTGTGTTTATGTTGCCGTCGGCCAGAAGCGCTCGACCGTGGCTCAGCTGGTGAAGAAGCTGGAAGAAACCGGTGCGATGGAATATTCGATCGTGGTTGCTGCAACCGCGTCGGAACCGGCCCCGATGCAGTTCCTGGCACCCTATGCCGCGACCGCGATGGCCGAATACTTCCGCGACAGCGGCAAGCACGCGCTGATCATCTATGATGACCTCTCCAAACAGGCTGTGGCCTATCGCCAGATGTCCCTGCTGCTGCGTCGTCCGCCGGGCCGTGAAGCTTATCCTGGTGACGTTTTCTACCTCCACTCCCGTCTGCTGGAACGTTCCGCGAAGCTGAACGAAGAATTCGGTGCAGGCTCGCTGACAGCGCTGCCCGTGATCGAAACCCAGGGCGGCGACGTGTCCGCGTTTATTCCGACCAACGTGATTTCGATCACCGACGGTCAGATCTTCCTGGAAACCGAACTGTTCTATCAGGGCATCCGTCCTGCGGTGAACACCGGTCTGTCGGTTTCGCGTGTGGGCTCCTCGGCTCAGACCAACGCGATGAAATCCGTCGCTGGCCCGGTGAAACTGGAACTGGCTCAGTACCGCGAAATGGCGGCCTTTGCGCAGTTCGGTTCCGATCTGGACGCCGCAACCCAGCAGCTGCTGAACCGTGGTGCGCGTCTGACCGAGCTGATGAAACAGCCTCAGTATGCACCGCTGACCAACGCAGAGATCGTCTGTGTGATCTTCGCAGGCACCAACGGCTACCTCGACAAAGTCGACGTAAAGGAAGTTGGCCGCTACGAGGCTGGCCTGCTGGCGCATCTGCGCGGCAAGCATCAGGACCTGCTCGACTGGATCACCACCGAAGATCCGAAGATCAAGGGTGACGCAGCCGACAAGATCAAAGCAGCTCTGGACGCGTTCGCAGCTGACTTCGCTTAAGGGGGGATCAGGCGTTGCCTAACCTTAAAGACCTTAAAAACAGGATCGCGTCGGTCAAATCGACCCGCAAGATCACCAAGGCCATGCAGATGGTCGCGGCCGCAAAACTGCGCCGCGCCCAAGAGGCTGCCGAGGATGCGCGTCCCTACGCCGAACGGTTCAACGCCGTTATGGCGGGGCTGGCCGCATCTGTCGGTGGCAGCGATTCTGCACCCAAGCTGCTTGCCGGCACCGGTAGCGACCAGGTTCATCTCCTGGTCGTACTGACCGCCGAACGCGGGCTCTGCGGGGGCTTCAACTCCAACATCGCCAAGCTGGCCCGGGTGAAAGCCCAGGAACTGGTCGCGGCGGGCAAGACCGTCAAGATCCTGACGGTTGGCAAAAAAGGCCGGGACGCGATGAAACGCGACCTTGGCGACTATTTTGTCGGTCATGTGGATCTGAGCGAAGTCAAACGCCTTGGCTACGTCAATGCGCAGGACATCGCCAAGGATGTGCTGGCCCGCTTTGATGCCGGGGAATTCGATGTTGCCACGCTCTTCTATGCGAAGTTCGTCAACGTTGTGACCCAGGTGCCGACTGCCCAGCAGGTGATCCCGGCGTCCTTTGATGCCAAGGAAGACGACGCTGCGACCAGCTCTGCCGTCTACGACTACGAGCCCAGCGAAGAAGCCATTCTGGCCGACCTGCTGCCGCGCGGTGTCGCTACGCAGATCTTTGCAGCGCTGCTGGAAAATGGGGCCTCCGAACAGGGTGCCCGGATGAGCGCGATGGACAACGCGACCCGCAACGCGGGCGAGATGATCGACAAGCTGACCATTGAGTTCAACCGCTCGCGTCAGGCCGTGATCACCAACGAGCTGATTGAAATTATTTCGGGCGCTGAGGCGCTCTAAAAGAAAACCGGAGACGAAATATGGCAAATGCAAAAGGCAAGGTGACCCAGATCATCGGCGCCGTTGTGGACGTTCAATTCGACGACCACCTGCCGGCGATCTTGAACGCGCTGACCACCGACAACAACGGTAAGACGCTGGTTCTGGAAGTTGCTCAGCACCTGGGCGAAAACACCGTCCGTACCATCGCGATGGATGCGACCGAAGGTCTGGTTCGCGGTCAGGCCGTAGCTGACACCGATGCACCGATCTCGATCCCCGTCGGCAACGCAACCCTGGGCCGCATCCTGAACGTTGTGGGTGAGCCCGTTGACGAGCAGGGCCCTGTTGTGGCCGCGGAAACCCGCGCCATCCACCAGCCCGCCCCTGAGTTCAGCGACCAGTCCACCGAATCCGAAGTGCTGGTGACCGGCATCAAGGTGATCGACCTTCTCGCCCCATACGCCAAGGGTGGTAAGATTGGTCTGTTCGGCGGCGCCGGCGTTGGCAAAACCGTTCTCATCATGGAACTGATCAACAACATCGCAAAAGTGCACTCGGGCTTCTCCGTGTTCGCGGGTGTTGGTGAACGGACCCGTGAAGGCAACGACCTCTACCACGAAATGATCGAGTCCAACGTTATCAAACCCGATAACCTGGAAGAGTCGCAGGTTGCTCTGGTCTATGGCCAGATGAACGAGCCTCCGGGTGCGCGTGCCCGTGTTGCTCTGACCGGTCTGACCCTGGCGGAACAGTTCCGTGACCAGTCCGGCACCGACGTTCTGTTCTTTGTGGACAATATCTTCCGCTTTACGCAGGCGGGTTCCGAGGTGTCGGCTCTCTTGGGTCGTATTCCTTCGGCTGTGGGCTACCAGCCGACGCTGGCGACCGACATGGGTGCGATGCAGGAACGTATTACCTCGACCAAGAACGGCTCGATCACCTCGATCCAGGCTGTGTACGTTCCCGCGGACGACCTTACCGACCCGGCACCGGCAACCACCTTTGCCCACCTGGACGCGACCACCGTTCTTAACCGTTCGATCTCGGAACTGGGTATCTACCCGGCTGTTGACCCGCTCGACTCCACATCGCGCCTGATGGATCCTTCCATCGTTGGCGAAGAGCATTATGCCGTGGCGTCCGACGTTCAGCAGATCCTTCAGCGCTACAAGTCGCTTCAGGACATCATCGCGATCCTCGGCATGGACGAACTGTCCGAAGAGGACAAGCTGACCGTGACCCGCGCACGTAAGATCCAGCGCTTCCTGTCCCAGCCGTTCGACGTTGCGAAGGTCTTCACCGGTGCAGACGGCAAGCAGGTTCCGCTTGAGGACACCATAGCGTCGTTCAAGGCCGTTGTGGCTGGCGAATACGACCACCTGCCCGAAGGCGCCTTCTACATGGTTGGCGGCATCGATGAGGTGATCGCAAAAGCCGAGAAAATGGCTGCTGACGCGGCCTAAGGAGGGCCCTGATGGCTGATACGATGCAATTCGACCTCGTGAGCCCGGAGCGCCGCCTGGCGTCGCTCCCGGTGACCGCGGTAATGATCCCCGGCGCGGAAGGCGACATGACGGCTATGGCCAATCATGCGCCGACCATCACCACGCTGCGTCCGGGTGTCCTGCGGGTCGAAAGCCCGCAAGGCACATCGGAATACCTGGTCACCGGTGGGTTTGCTGAAATCGGCGCTGACGGTCTGTCTGTCCTTGCTGAGAAGGCAATCCCCATGGACCAGCTGACGCGCGCGCAACTGGACGAGCTGATTGAAGAGGCCCGCACGACCTACAAGGCTGTGCAGGACACTGATCAACCGCATGGTCTCGTTGAAGATGCGGCGAAGCTGCTTGCTGATATGGAAGCCCTGGGCACACATATGAGCCTCTGATTTCTCAGAGCCATGGCAGAAGAATATGAACCGGCCCCTTGCGGGCCGGTTTTGTTTTTTGGCACTCTTGCCGCGGGGATCACGCAAAGAGTGAAAAACGGGCAGGGTGCAGCAGCGGGGGCGGGCACGCAGTATGAAACGGGTACACAGCCCCAGGCTTGGGGTGGATCAGGGCGATATCGAGATTTTCTCGGAGTTCGAGAATGGCGGCAGCATGTGGACAGGGGCGGGCCCACGCGAACGTCGACGCAAGGTGCGGTTTTCCGAACCCTTTGCGGAGATACCTGCGGTGCATCTGTCCAGTTCATTGATGGATATCGATTCCGGGGCCGCGATCCGGGCCGAGCTGGTCGCTGAAACCATCACTCCCGACGGGTTCGAGGTGGTCTTTCGCACCTGGAACGACAGTCGTATCGCACGGATACGGGCCGCCTGGATGGCCATCGGTACACTGCCCTTTGCGGACGACTGGGACGTGCCCTAGACGGCTCTAATCGCTGTCTCGGTCCTTGTTGTGTCGGATTGTGCCCGCGAACTCGGGCAACCAGTGCTCACGTCGGTCGCACCAAAGCTCATAGTCAGGCGTCAGACCACCTGTGTCGTCCAGACTGCCCAGATGCACCTCGATTTCACCCCCCGTTTTGGCAAAGACTGAGGACCCGCAGGTACCGCAGAAATAGCGTCCCTTATAGTGGCGCGGCCTGCCGTCAACGTGGACCGCCTGCGTGGGAAAGATAGCGGCGGCATAAAACAACGCCCCGTGATGTCTGCGGCAGTTCCGGCAGTGGCAGATGCCAACCCTGAGCGGCGGACCGGACGTGGTGACCCTGACGGCACCACACAAGCAGCCACCCTGATAGTGTTTCATGCGCCTCACTCCCGCTTCGCGACGTCTGGCAGTTTAGCACTTCTACCGGGGCGATGACATGGACGGGCCTGCAACGAAAAACCCCACGCGCCGGGTGCCGGGCGTGGGGTTCAAATTCTCTACGTCTAAGGGCGCGGCTTAGCCGTTGCGCGACAGCGACTCGTAGATCGGAACCAGTGTCTTGTCCTCAAACAGCGAGGATACAGAGGTGCCGTGCCAGATATTGAGGATCGCCTGAGTGAAGAGGGGGGCGGTCGGCAGGATGCGGATGTTCGGCGCGCCGAGAACCGCTTCGGTCGGCTGAATGGTGTCGGTCAGCACCAGCGATTTCATCACCGAGTTGGTGACGCGTTCCACTGCGGGGCCACTCATTACCCCGTGGGTGATATAGGCGTGGACCTCTTTGGCGCCATTGTCGAGCAGGACCTGAGCGGCCTTGCAGAGGGTGCCAGCCGTGTCGCACATGTCGTCGATGATCAGACAGATCTTGTCGGTCACATCGCCAATAACAGTCATCTCGGCAACTTCCCCGGCTTTTTCACGGCGTTTGTCGACGATCGACAGCGGCGCATTGATGCGCTTGGCCAGTTCACGGGCACGGGCCACGCCGCCCACGTCGGGGGAGACCACCATGAGTTCGTCCATGTTGTCCTTGAACTGGTTTTTCACATCCAGTGCAAAGATCGGCGAAGCATAGAGGTTGTCCACGGGGATATCAAAGAAGCCCTGGATCTGTGCGGCGTGCAGGTCCATGGTCAGGACCCGCTCGATCCCTGCGCCGGTCAGCATATTGGCAACCAGTTTGGCTGAAATCGGTGTGCGCGCCTTGGTGCGGCGATCCTGACGGGCATAGCCGAAATACGGGATCACCGCAGTGATCCGCTGGGCCGAGGAACGGCGCAGCGCATCGGCGATGATCAGCAGTTCCATCAGGTTGTCATTGGCCGGGTTCGAGGTCGGCTGAATGATGAACATGTCCTCGCCACGGACGTTCTCATAGACTTCGACGAAGATTTCGCCGTCGTTGAACCGTTCGACACGAGCATCGACGAGGCCCTGATCGACACCGCGGTGCATCGACATGCGGCGGGTAATGGTTTCGGCAAGCGGAAGATTGGCGTTCCCAGCAATCAGCTTGGGTTCGTTCAAGGTCGGCATTGGCTGTTATCCCCAGGCAGCAATGGCAGTGTGACAGATTCGTGATGTTGAACCCCGCTTAGCATGGGCGTACCGTCGCGCCTAGATTTAATGCGGGGGAACAGGCCCATGGTGGCGAAGGACAGAGCAGGGGAAACCTGCTGGGGTTGCGGGGAGGCGTGGACAATAATGGTATTGGTTGAAGGGGGCCTCATCGCCACGCCAGGGTGGCAATGATGGCGGTGATTTCTAACGGGCTGACGCAGCCTGTCGCCAGCCATGTTTTGGGAGGTGGCCCCAGAAAAGTGGTGGCAGTTCATTGTTCGCTGGCTCACTCGGGTGCCTGGCGCGGGTTGGCTACTATTCTGGAAGAACAAGTCACGGTCTCCAGCTTTGACATGTTGTCCCACGGCCGTAGCCCAGACTGGGATGGCGAGGGGTTGCTGCAGTTGCGCAACGCAGAGGCAGGTCTGGCTCTGATTGAGGCTGAAAACCTCGCCAAAGAGGGGCCGATTGATCTGATCGGTCATTCTTTTGGTGCCACTGTTGTTTTGGCAATGGCCCAGTTGCGCCCGGATCTTGTGCGGTCTCTGGTGATGGTTGAGCCGGTGTTCTTCTCGCTCGCCGCCGCCGCGGCAACTGCGGATCCGGCAGCCGTTGAGGCGCTGCGCAGGGATCACGTGACGGTGCGCGAAACATATCTGCGCGGCGACGTTGAACATGCGACACGGCTGTTCAATCGGGCCTGGGGCGCAGGCCATCCAAAGTGGAACGACCTTCCCGAAAGCGCCCGAGACGCCATGGTGCGCAGTTTTCCAGCCGTGATGGCCTGCGATACGCAGGTCTATGAGGATATGCTGGGGGTACTGACGCCGGAGAAGCTGGGGCGCGTGACGATGCCCTGTCTACTGATTGATGGCGGCAAGAGCCAACCCATCATGCATGAGGTTATTCGTGCGCTGGCTGCCCGGCTGCCGGATGTGACCTGCCGCCGGATTGACAGCGCGGGGCATATGCTGCCCATCACCCATCCTGCTGAAACCGCCGCGCTGCTGCAGGGATTCTGGCCGGAGATCGTACCAGCACCAGCTCAAGTCTAAGTTATCCATCATGTCCCTTGCCGGGGCTGTGTGACCATAGAAACCCGAGGCGGCACTGCGCCTCGGCTTCGCGTTTTTGAGGGTCCTGGGGCGATATCCTGGGATCAGATATCGTTCACTGTGGTGACGGTTTCGCGAAAATAGTCAATTTTTCCATCCGCCTGATGCGACAAGATGAAGGTGACGCTCTCCACCATGCGGCCACGCACAGCGTAGTGATAGCGTTGATGAAAGCGGGTGTTGTACCAGCCATCGCCCAGATCCTGTGAGCTTAGCCCGACAATTTTGGTGCCCTGGGGAAACACCTCCGGCCCAAGCCGGGACAGGATCACGCCGAAGCCTTCAATATCCGTGGCCTGTTGCCAGCTGACGTCGACACCGTCGCTGTCGCGGTAATGATCAATACGGAAATCAATGTCCGGCGCGATAAAGCCCATCAGCGCGGGATCGCCCGCTTCAAAAAGCCGGAGCAGCTGCTCGATGGCAGGTTGCGATGTGGTATCGGTGCCGGGGGCGGTGGCCAGATTGGTTGCGGGCATGGTGTTCTCCTGTTGGGTGTGAAGACAGGATCGCAAAGAAATCGGGCATAGGGAATTGCTCTGCCATCTATCTTTGATATAGTTTTGATCTATGGATGATCTCACACCGCTTCGATACTTCCGCGCTGCCTATGAGTTAGGGACCTTCAGCGCCGCGGCTCGCGCCTGCGATGTACGCCAGCCATCGGTCTCTGCCGCGATTGCCCGGCTTGAAGATCGCTATGACGGGCCATTGTTTCACCGCAGCAGGGATGGGCTAACCCCAACCGCGCTCGGCCATGAGCT encodes the following:
- the gloB gene encoding hydroxyacylglutathione hydrolase, with translation MTMPLEIVTLPCLSDNYAFLLHNADSSQTALVDAPEATAIRAELDRRGWGLDQILLTHHHWDHIDGVAELRAAYDPQIIGAKADAHRLPELDLEVVEGDSFTCLGHDVRVLDVSGHTVGHIAFHVPNAAALFTADSLMALGCGRLFEGTPEQMWQSLQKLAALPGDTTVYSGHEYTQSNARFALTIEPDNAALQRRCTAIDAARADDLPTVPSRLQDELDTNPFLRAHLDSLKTAVGMPDASAAAVFAEIRTRKDKF
- a CDS encoding class I SAM-dependent methyltransferase — encoded protein: MHLDVQDLRNFYYRSTLGRAAQASIRGRLLELWPEAAGQTVAGFGFAAPLLRPYLAEARRVMALMPGPQGVMQWPAGLPNVSVLCEETAWPIETGHVDRLVLLHGLETSDRPSHLLEECWRVLGPGGRAVFVVPNRAGLWARSDVTPFGFGRPYTLSQVENQLRLHQFTVERHSAALYLPPSQRRFWLKSGPLFERMGDRLPAMLGGGVFLVEVSKQVHPQRGEMTRLRPPSPIRVLEGLSNPLPEPA
- a CDS encoding F0F1 ATP synthase subunit delta, with protein sequence MSEPASISAGIAARYATAIFEIAEESKALDSLETSINDLSAALADSEDLRDLITSPLVSRQEQGTAITAIAKKMGLDPVLSNALTLMAEKRRLFVLPALLDALRARLAETRGEITADVTSAKALTKTQSEKLAKTLAERTGKKVVINATVDESIIGGLVVKVGSKMIDNSIRSKLNSLQNAMKEVG
- the atpA gene encoding F0F1 ATP synthase subunit alpha; protein product: MGIQAAEISAILKDQIKNFGQEAEVAEIGRVLSVGDGIARVYGLDNVQAGEMVEFPGGIMGMALNLEADNVGIVIFGSDRDIKEGDTVKRTNSIVDVPAGPELLGRVVDGLGNPLDGKGPINAAERKVADVKAPGIIPRKSVHEPMATGLKSVDAMIPIGRGQRELIIGDRQTGKTAVALDAILNQKVYNDAAGDDESKKLYCVYVAVGQKRSTVAQLVKKLEETGAMEYSIVVAATASEPAPMQFLAPYAATAMAEYFRDSGKHALIIYDDLSKQAVAYRQMSLLLRRPPGREAYPGDVFYLHSRLLERSAKLNEEFGAGSLTALPVIETQGGDVSAFIPTNVISITDGQIFLETELFYQGIRPAVNTGLSVSRVGSSAQTNAMKSVAGPVKLELAQYREMAAFAQFGSDLDAATQQLLNRGARLTELMKQPQYAPLTNAEIVCVIFAGTNGYLDKVDVKEVGRYEAGLLAHLRGKHQDLLDWITTEDPKIKGDAADKIKAALDAFAADFA
- a CDS encoding F0F1 ATP synthase subunit gamma, which encodes MPNLKDLKNRIASVKSTRKITKAMQMVAAAKLRRAQEAAEDARPYAERFNAVMAGLAASVGGSDSAPKLLAGTGSDQVHLLVVLTAERGLCGGFNSNIAKLARVKAQELVAAGKTVKILTVGKKGRDAMKRDLGDYFVGHVDLSEVKRLGYVNAQDIAKDVLARFDAGEFDVATLFYAKFVNVVTQVPTAQQVIPASFDAKEDDAATSSAVYDYEPSEEAILADLLPRGVATQIFAALLENGASEQGARMSAMDNATRNAGEMIDKLTIEFNRSRQAVITNELIEIISGAEAL
- the atpD gene encoding F0F1 ATP synthase subunit beta, with protein sequence MANAKGKVTQIIGAVVDVQFDDHLPAILNALTTDNNGKTLVLEVAQHLGENTVRTIAMDATEGLVRGQAVADTDAPISIPVGNATLGRILNVVGEPVDEQGPVVAAETRAIHQPAPEFSDQSTESEVLVTGIKVIDLLAPYAKGGKIGLFGGAGVGKTVLIMELINNIAKVHSGFSVFAGVGERTREGNDLYHEMIESNVIKPDNLEESQVALVYGQMNEPPGARARVALTGLTLAEQFRDQSGTDVLFFVDNIFRFTQAGSEVSALLGRIPSAVGYQPTLATDMGAMQERITSTKNGSITSIQAVYVPADDLTDPAPATTFAHLDATTVLNRSISELGIYPAVDPLDSTSRLMDPSIVGEEHYAVASDVQQILQRYKSLQDIIAILGMDELSEEDKLTVTRARKIQRFLSQPFDVAKVFTGADGKQVPLEDTIASFKAVVAGEYDHLPEGAFYMVGGIDEVIAKAEKMAADAA
- a CDS encoding F0F1 ATP synthase subunit epsilon produces the protein MADTMQFDLVSPERRLASLPVTAVMIPGAEGDMTAMANHAPTITTLRPGVLRVESPQGTSEYLVTGGFAEIGADGLSVLAEKAIPMDQLTRAQLDELIEEARTTYKAVQDTDQPHGLVEDAAKLLADMEALGTHMSL
- a CDS encoding H-type lectin domain-containing protein, which produces MKRVHSPRLGVDQGDIEIFSEFENGGSMWTGAGPRERRRKVRFSEPFAEIPAVHLSSSLMDIDSGAAIRAELVAETITPDGFEVVFRTWNDSRIARIRAAWMAIGTLPFADDWDVP
- a CDS encoding GFA family protein, whose protein sequence is MKHYQGGCLCGAVRVTTSGPPLRVGICHCRNCRRHHGALFYAAAIFPTQAVHVDGRPRHYKGRYFCGTCGSSVFAKTGGEIEVHLGSLDDTGGLTPDYELWCDRREHWLPEFAGTIRHNKDRDSD
- a CDS encoding ribose-phosphate pyrophosphokinase, whose protein sequence is MPTLNEPKLIAGNANLPLAETITRRMSMHRGVDQGLVDARVERFNDGEIFVEVYENVRGEDMFIIQPTSNPANDNLMELLIIADALRRSSAQRITAVIPYFGYARQDRRTKARTPISAKLVANMLTGAGIERVLTMDLHAAQIQGFFDIPVDNLYASPIFALDVKNQFKDNMDELMVVSPDVGGVARARELAKRINAPLSIVDKRREKAGEVAEMTVIGDVTDKICLIIDDMCDTAGTLCKAAQVLLDNGAKEVHAYITHGVMSGPAVERVTNSVMKSLVLTDTIQPTEAVLGAPNIRILPTAPLFTQAILNIWHGTSVSSLFEDKTLVPIYESLSRNG
- a CDS encoding alpha/beta fold hydrolase gives rise to the protein MAVISNGLTQPVASHVLGGGPRKVVAVHCSLAHSGAWRGLATILEEQVTVSSFDMLSHGRSPDWDGEGLLQLRNAEAGLALIEAENLAKEGPIDLIGHSFGATVVLAMAQLRPDLVRSLVMVEPVFFSLAAAAATADPAAVEALRRDHVTVRETYLRGDVEHATRLFNRAWGAGHPKWNDLPESARDAMVRSFPAVMACDTQVYEDMLGVLTPEKLGRVTMPCLLIDGGKSQPIMHEVIRALAARLPDVTCRRIDSAGHMLPITHPAETAALLQGFWPEIVPAPAQV